From the genome of Scytonema hofmannii PCC 7110, one region includes:
- the cax gene encoding calcium/proton exchanger has protein sequence MSGKNIIFFVLSLFIPVSLAAHYLEWGDLVVFGTACLAILPLAAWMGTATEEIAVVVGPSLGGLLNATFGNATELIIALVALKAGLVDVVKASITGSIIGNLLLVMGLAMFLGGLRHKEQKFQSVVARVNASSMNLAVIAILLPTTMRLGSQAVSEQILQNLSLAVAIVLMIVYALTLLFSMKTHAYLYEVGVAETVEEEHYRKPNIWLWASVLLVCTILVALESEMLVESLEVATAQLGVTALFTGVILVPIVGNAAEHATAVTVALKDKMDLSLSVAVGSSMQIALFVAPVLVLAGRVFGQPMDLNFNPFELVAVAVSVLIANSISSDGKSNWLEGVLLLAAYTVLGFAFYYLPVA, from the coding sequence ATGTCAGGTAAAAACATCATTTTTTTCGTTTTGTCTTTGTTTATTCCGGTTTCCTTAGCGGCACATTACTTGGAATGGGGAGATCTCGTTGTTTTTGGAACCGCCTGCTTGGCAATTTTGCCTCTAGCTGCATGGATGGGAACAGCTACAGAAGAAATTGCTGTTGTCGTTGGTCCTTCTTTAGGGGGATTGTTAAATGCCACTTTTGGTAATGCCACAGAGCTGATTATTGCCCTGGTTGCCTTAAAAGCCGGATTAGTGGATGTTGTCAAAGCTAGTATCACGGGATCGATTATTGGGAACTTACTGCTAGTGATGGGTCTTGCAATGTTTTTAGGTGGACTGCGTCACAAGGAACAAAAATTTCAGTCAGTAGTAGCACGGGTAAATGCATCTTCTATGAATTTAGCAGTCATTGCCATTTTGCTGCCAACCACAATGAGATTGGGTTCTCAGGCAGTTAGCGAACAAATATTGCAAAATCTTTCCCTAGCTGTTGCCATAGTCCTAATGATTGTTTATGCTTTAACACTATTGTTTTCTATGAAAACCCACGCCTATCTCTATGAGGTAGGTGTTGCAGAAACAGTGGAAGAAGAGCATTATAGAAAACCGAACATTTGGTTGTGGGCGAGTGTATTGCTAGTTTGTACTATTCTAGTCGCATTAGAATCAGAAATGCTAGTCGAATCACTGGAAGTGGCTACAGCCCAGTTAGGTGTGACTGCGTTATTTACAGGGGTCATTCTTGTACCGATTGTTGGTAACGCTGCGGAACACGCGACAGCCGTCACAGTAGCTCTAAAAGATAAGATGGATCTTTCTCTTTCGGTAGCAGTGGGATCGAGTATGCAAATTGCCCTGTTTGTAGCTCCTGTCTTAGTTTTAGCAGGTCGGGTATTCGGTCAACCCATGGATTTAAATTTTAATCCCTTTGAACTAGTGGCTGTAGCTGTATCAGTTTTGATTGCAAATAGCATTAGTTCCGATGGAAAGTCAAACTGGCTCGAAGGGGTATTGTTATTAGCGGCATATACAGTATTGGGATTTGCGTTCTACTACCTTCCCGTTGCTTAG